A genomic region of Metopolophium dirhodum isolate CAU chromosome 1, ASM1992520v1, whole genome shotgun sequence contains the following coding sequences:
- the LOC132941135 gene encoding 52 kDa repressor of the inhibitor of the protein kinase-like, with protein sequence MRININQTFKEIFEKATNMLKLIDGEDQIKMPRLVGRKKNRNNVNVNSTEEYFRIAIAIPFYDDFIQQLKDRFSKHKTVLSSLYLLIPKMCYKAAISASDFNLYSDYIDMDLLQTEIKLWNRKWISHSQDDRPSTAVEALNNCNSDLFPCIYFLLKVLAALPVSTSTPERTFSTLKRTKTFLRNAIGQNRLLVFYLALLSVHRNIKVDPEDVLNKFALQKDRAILLI encoded by the coding sequence ATGCGAATCAATATAAACCaaacatttaaagaaatatttgaaaaggcAACAAATATGTTAAAGTTGATAGACGGAGAGGATCAGATAAAAATGCCAAGACTAGTTGgacgtaaaaaaaatagaaataacgTTAATGTTAACTCTACAGAAGAATATTTCCGTATAGCTATTGCTATTCCTTTTTATGACGATTTTATTCAACAACTAAAAGATAGATTTTCAAAACACAAAACAGTTTTGtcttctttatatttattaataccaaAAATGTGTTATAAAGCTGCAATATCAGCctcagattttaatttatattctgaCTATATAGATATGGATTTATTACAAACAGAAATTAAACTATGGAATAGGAAATGGATCTCACATTCTCAGGACGATCGTCCTAGTACAGCCGTTGAAGCATTAAACAATTGTAATTCTGATTTGTTTCcgtgtatatactttttattaaaagttttagCTGCATTACCAGTTTCAACTTCAACACCCGAGAGAACATTCTCAACGCTGAAACGGACGAAAACATTTTTGCGAAACGCTATTGGACAAAAccgtttattagttttttacctAGCATTATTAAGTgttcatagaaatattaaagTGGATCCCGAAGACGTCCTGAATAAATTTGCACTTCAAAAAGATAGagctattttactaatataa